In Fictibacillus halophilus, a single genomic region encodes these proteins:
- the recX gene encoding recombination regulator RecX, which translates to MAVITRISAQQKNDERFNIFIQKGPKEEFAFSVDADVLIKFQLQKGMEIDEEEWEAIIEEDEYRKAFNKALHYLSFRMRTAHEIEVYLEKKEVSEATIKRVLQKLSEYDFVNDQTFAKSLVRSRMNTSFKGPGMIRQELKKKGISDRHTEEALDQFSFEEQLEASITFIQKQFSSGKKRSEKEQKQRIAQQLQQKGYMWDVIEMAFQEAKISQSAEDEKEALLAHARKAHQKYKKYSGFEYESRMKKFLYSKGFDSGVISELLSGDEINDL; encoded by the coding sequence TTCTGCTCAGCAAAAAAACGACGAACGATTTAATATTTTTATACAAAAAGGTCCAAAAGAAGAATTTGCGTTTAGTGTAGACGCAGATGTTTTGATAAAGTTTCAGCTTCAAAAAGGTATGGAGATTGATGAAGAAGAATGGGAAGCCATCATTGAAGAAGATGAATATCGAAAGGCCTTCAATAAAGCTCTTCACTATCTATCTTTTCGGATGCGTACCGCTCATGAAATCGAGGTATATCTAGAAAAGAAGGAAGTTTCTGAAGCGACGATTAAGCGAGTTCTGCAAAAGCTTTCGGAGTATGATTTTGTAAATGACCAAACCTTTGCGAAATCACTCGTGAGAAGTCGTATGAACACATCTTTTAAAGGACCAGGAATGATTCGGCAAGAGCTGAAGAAAAAAGGGATCAGTGATCGTCATACGGAAGAGGCTCTCGATCAGTTCAGTTTTGAGGAGCAACTCGAAGCTAGCATTACATTTATTCAAAAACAGTTTTCAAGCGGAAAGAAACGTTCTGAGAAAGAACAAAAGCAAAGGATTGCTCAACAGCTTCAGCAAAAAGGCTACATGTGGGATGTTATTGAAATGGCGTTTCAAGAAGCTAAGATCAGTCAATCTGCTGAAGATGAAAAAGAAGCCTTGCTTGCACATGCTCGCAAAGCTCACCAAAAATACAAAAAGTATAGTGGATTTGAATACGAGTCACGCATGAAGAAATTTCTTTACAGCAAAGGCTTCGATTCCGGAGTGATTTCAGAACTGCTTAGCGGTGATGAAATTAACGATCTATAA